A single genomic interval of Lacrimispora sphenoides JCM 1415 harbors:
- a CDS encoding TM1266 family iron-only hydrogenase system putative regulator, which translates to METRIAVIGIVVEEEESVELLNDILHEYRKCIIGRMGIPYPKKQVSIISIAVDAPQSTISALTGKIGKLKGVSSKTAYQGVKG; encoded by the coding sequence ATGGAAACGAGAATCGCCGTTATCGGCATCGTTGTGGAAGAGGAAGAATCTGTGGAGCTGCTGAACGACATCCTTCATGAATACCGGAAGTGTATCATTGGCCGCATGGGGATCCCCTATCCGAAAAAGCAGGTAAGCATCATAAGCATTGCTGTGGATGCGCCTCAGAGCACCATTTCCGCACTGACCGGTAAGATCGGGAAATTAAAGGGAGTCAGCTCCAAGACGGCCTATCAGGGCGTGAAAGGTTAA
- a CDS encoding MarR family winged helix-turn-helix transcriptional regulator, with the protein MFNLDDCIAFVTCKGAKDLADTLEKRLNNFNITRSQWIALYYIENNNMITQKQLADKMSLKEPSVVRLLDKMELYGWVNRISSNDDKRMKFLMLTDSGKEIETAMLDVAEKFKSDVLNGISHEDLDVFKSTLNKMLINIEDGSK; encoded by the coding sequence ATGTTTAATTTAGATGATTGCATTGCTTTTGTCACTTGTAAAGGGGCAAAGGATTTAGCGGATACCTTAGAAAAAAGGCTGAATAATTTTAATATAACAAGAAGCCAATGGATTGCACTTTATTATATTGAAAATAATAATATGATTACTCAAAAGCAGTTGGCCGATAAAATGTCTTTAAAAGAGCCTAGTGTTGTCAGGTTATTAGATAAGATGGAGCTATACGGCTGGGTTAATCGTATCAGCAGCAACGATGACAAAAGAATGAAGTTTTTAATGTTAACCGATAGCGGTAAAGAAATTGAGACGGCTATGCTAGATGTTGCGGAAAAATTTAAATCCGATGTGCTTAATGGCATATCTCATGAAGACCTCGATGTTTTTAAATCAACGCTTAACAAAATGCTGATAAATATTGAGGACGGCAGCAAATAG
- a CDS encoding lipoate--protein ligase — protein sequence MKKIVISEEFDPCFNIAAEHQLFLTSEEDLHLFLWQNDSSVIIGRNQNLYAECDLNYLREHDIKAVRRFSGGGAVYHDKGNVNFTFITKEASASQDHFIKLIQSAMQRLGIDCEFSGRNDLLFKNRKFSGHAYYTDGDNYMYHGTVLVNVNFEQLENALTPSKIKLESKGVESVRSRVINLSEINSEITAQSVILAFIEAFECNHIESINKMNFQPPLEKILSSDNWMYAQSPKFDVELERRYSFGTMSVSISIADNLIQNVKINTDSLELYDFNACEKELYHTRFNEQEIWDHIEGYL from the coding sequence ATGAAAAAAATAGTGATATCCGAAGAATTTGATCCCTGTTTTAATATAGCCGCAGAGCATCAGCTGTTTTTAACCTCCGAGGAAGATCTGCATCTGTTTCTATGGCAGAACGATTCTTCTGTAATTATAGGAAGGAACCAGAACCTGTACGCAGAATGCGATTTAAATTACTTAAGGGAACATGACATAAAAGCAGTCCGCAGATTTTCCGGGGGCGGGGCGGTATATCATGACAAGGGCAATGTTAATTTTACTTTTATTACAAAAGAGGCATCAGCCAGTCAAGACCATTTTATCAAGCTCATACAATCTGCAATGCAGCGGCTTGGGATCGACTGTGAATTTAGCGGCAGAAATGACTTATTATTCAAAAACCGAAAATTTTCCGGTCACGCTTATTATACGGACGGTGATAATTACATGTATCATGGTACGGTACTGGTCAACGTAAATTTTGAACAGCTGGAAAATGCCCTTACACCGTCTAAAATAAAGCTGGAGTCCAAAGGCGTCGAATCAGTAAGGAGCAGAGTTATCAATCTATCTGAAATAAACAGTGAAATCACTGCCCAGTCAGTGATCCTGGCTTTTATTGAAGCCTTTGAATGCAATCATATAGAATCCATTAATAAAATGAATTTTCAACCGCCATTAGAGAAAATCCTCTCGTCTGACAATTGGATGTATGCCCAATCGCCTAAATTTGATGTTGAATTGGAACGCAGATATTCATTTGGAACGATGTCTGTTTCTATCTCTATCGCTGATAACCTGATTCAAAATGTAAAAATAAACACGGATAGTTTGGAGCTTTATGATTTTAATGCCTGTGAAAAGGAACTCTATCATACCCGTTTTAACGAACAGGAGATCTGGGACCATATCGAGGGATATCTCTAG
- the lpdA gene encoding dihydrolipoyl dehydrogenase: protein MLIKMSIIPGGKTGKVGKINVKTGDKVAAGDILVQIETAKGNRQIKAASDGTVSKILCEEGMDIASNAEMFEITEDPEVKEAALTDCDCASQKTGKEATADLLIIGAGPGGYVAAIYAAKSGLKVTLVEQSALGGTCLNVGCIPTKALVKSAEVCHTVRNASAFGIESGSPVAVNMKQVIDRKDKIKDKLVSGIDFLMKKNEINVISGQASFMDNNTVTINGEENYIIKAQNIIVATGSKISNIAIPGIELPFVLNSTKALSDHKLPQSITIIGGGVIGMEFAFIYKNFGVDVHVIEFMDRLLTMVDSDISKEIQDMAEENNIHIHTGSKVKKIQSSVDGMAVITYENNAGEHLVVSEKVLVAIGREPNLDGLSIEKSGVLLNGNGKGIQVDHSMRTNVDNIYAIGDVTNIMQLAHVASHQGIVAVENILGKHKEMNDSAVPNVIFTSPEIASVGIGEDEAKSKGIDIDVSKFSFAGNGKALTMNEARGFLKLIKNKETGKIIGGSVIGADASSLISSLTLAIANGFTDKEISETIFPHPTTSETIHEAALDFGIGALHQ from the coding sequence ATGCTTATTAAAATGTCAATAATTCCTGGCGGAAAAACGGGCAAGGTAGGTAAAATAAATGTAAAAACAGGCGATAAGGTCGCTGCCGGCGATATCCTTGTACAAATAGAAACGGCGAAAGGAAACCGACAGATTAAAGCCGCATCAGATGGAACAGTTAGTAAGATATTATGTGAAGAGGGCATGGACATAGCATCGAATGCTGAGATGTTTGAAATCACCGAGGATCCTGAAGTCAAAGAGGCTGCGTTAACTGATTGTGATTGTGCTTCACAGAAAACCGGGAAAGAAGCCACTGCCGATTTACTTATCATAGGAGCTGGTCCCGGCGGATATGTAGCTGCTATTTATGCCGCTAAAAGCGGCCTGAAGGTAACTCTGGTTGAGCAATCGGCATTAGGCGGTACCTGTCTTAATGTCGGCTGTATTCCTACAAAAGCACTTGTTAAATCTGCGGAAGTCTGCCACACGGTAAGGAATGCGTCAGCCTTTGGGATTGAATCAGGCAGCCCGGTTGCAGTAAATATGAAACAGGTCATTGACCGTAAGGATAAGATTAAGGACAAACTGGTTTCAGGAATTGACTTTCTCATGAAAAAGAATGAAATCAATGTAATCTCCGGCCAGGCATCCTTTATGGATAACAATACAGTAACAATAAATGGCGAAGAAAATTATATCATTAAGGCACAAAATATTATCGTTGCAACAGGCTCGAAAATCTCTAATATTGCAATTCCTGGTATAGAACTTCCGTTTGTGCTGAACAGCACAAAAGCGTTGTCTGATCATAAACTCCCCCAATCCATAACCATTATTGGCGGCGGTGTGATCGGAATGGAATTTGCATTTATCTATAAAAATTTCGGCGTTGATGTCCATGTGATTGAATTTATGGATCGATTACTGACCATGGTAGACAGTGATATCTCAAAAGAGATACAGGATATGGCAGAAGAAAATAACATTCACATTCACACAGGTTCAAAGGTCAAGAAAATTCAAAGTTCCGTTGACGGCATGGCAGTTATTACTTATGAAAACAACGCCGGGGAGCATTTAGTGGTAAGTGAAAAGGTATTGGTGGCTATTGGCAGGGAGCCGAATCTGGACGGATTATCCATAGAAAAGAGCGGTGTCCTGTTAAATGGCAATGGGAAAGGGATTCAAGTGGATCATTCCATGCGTACAAATGTTGACAATATTTATGCAATTGGAGATGTAACAAATATCATGCAACTGGCCCACGTAGCTTCCCATCAGGGGATTGTTGCCGTAGAAAATATATTAGGAAAGCATAAAGAAATGAATGATTCAGCAGTCCCTAATGTAATATTTACTTCACCGGAAATCGCAAGTGTCGGCATCGGAGAAGACGAAGCAAAAAGCAAAGGCATTGATATTGATGTAAGCAAATTTTCCTTTGCCGGAAACGGAAAAGCTTTGACGATGAATGAGGCGAGAGGCTTTTTAAAACTGATTAAGAACAAAGAAACAGGAAAAATAATAGGCGGGTCAGTCATAGGTGCCGATGCATCTTCTTTAATCAGCTCATTAACCTTAGCGATTGCCAATGGATTTACTGATAAAGAAATCTCTGAAACCATATTCCCACACCCTACTACCAGTGAAACGATTCATGAAGCCGCACTGGATTTTGGAATTGGAGCCTTACACCAATAA
- a CDS encoding OsmC family protein: MLTTFKATAKALPEGLQVETNSRGFKIHFDEPEDLGGTDTAMNPVEALLCALGACQTIVAKAFAAAHNITFEEFHVELEGDLDPDGFMGLADVRNGFQEIRFVMHFKTNEPKEKIEEFAKFIENTCPVGDCLSNGVKLVLSGVAID; encoded by the coding sequence ATGTTGACTACATTTAAAGCAACAGCAAAAGCATTGCCAGAGGGGTTACAGGTTGAAACAAATTCAAGAGGTTTTAAAATTCATTTTGACGAACCCGAAGATCTGGGTGGTACCGATACTGCGATGAACCCTGTGGAGGCCCTGTTATGCGCACTGGGCGCATGCCAGACCATCGTGGCGAAAGCATTTGCAGCAGCTCACAATATTACTTTTGAGGAATTCCATGTTGAGCTGGAAGGGGATCTTGATCCAGACGGATTTATGGGACTGGCTGATGTAAGAAATGGTTTTCAGGAGATTCGTTTTGTAATGCATTTTAAAACAAATGAACCAAAAGAAAAAATTGAAGAGTTTGCAAAGTTCATCGAGAATACCTGCCCTGTAGGTGATTGTTTATCTAACGGTGTTAAATTAGTGTTATCCGGTGTTGCAATTGACTAA
- a CDS encoding PHP domain-containing protein yields MNNRTYLLPEAGRFYKANLHSHTVISDGKLTPEEAKEHYKKHGYQIMAFTDHRIYRNHEELNDEEFLALAAVEVDINEVSSDRLRPEDKTYHINLYDTAPGYERARKERGICPERRYGDFDYMNRYLEEMKELGFLACYNHPYWSLQNYDDYKGLNGLFSMEIYNYGCELDGLYGYNPQSYDEMLRLGKRLWCLATDDNHNSHPFDDPMCDSFGGFTMIKAEDLSYAAVINALVKGHFYSSMGPEIKEIYVEGRELVVKTGPVQAICGITDSARFCQRAAVQGEPLTEARFLLEGNETYIRVECKDEKGLFANSNAYFLSELE; encoded by the coding sequence TTGAATAACAGAACTTATTTATTACCAGAGGCCGGAAGGTTTTATAAAGCAAACCTTCACAGCCATACAGTCATATCAGATGGAAAATTGACGCCGGAAGAGGCTAAGGAACACTATAAGAAGCATGGGTATCAGATTATGGCGTTTACGGATCACAGGATCTATCGGAACCATGAAGAATTAAACGATGAGGAATTCCTGGCACTTGCTGCCGTAGAAGTGGATATCAATGAAGTAAGCTCAGACAGACTGCGTCCCGAGGACAAGACGTATCACATTAATTTGTACGATACTGCCCCCGGATATGAGCGGGCCAGGAAGGAGCGGGGGATATGTCCGGAACGCAGGTACGGTGACTTTGATTACATGAACAGATATTTAGAGGAAATGAAGGAACTGGGATTTCTTGCCTGCTATAACCATCCTTACTGGTCCCTGCAGAACTATGACGATTACAAAGGCTTAAATGGGCTCTTTTCCATGGAAATCTACAATTACGGATGCGAGCTTGACGGACTGTATGGTTATAATCCCCAGTCTTATGATGAGATGCTTCGTTTGGGAAAACGGCTGTGGTGCCTGGCAACAGACGATAATCACAACAGTCATCCGTTTGATGACCCCATGTGCGATTCGTTCGGAGGCTTTACCATGATAAAGGCAGAAGATTTAAGCTATGCTGCTGTTATCAATGCGCTGGTGAAAGGCCATTTCTACAGCTCCATGGGACCGGAGATAAAAGAGATTTATGTGGAGGGCAGGGAGCTTGTGGTGAAGACTGGACCGGTTCAGGCCATCTGCGGGATCACGGACAGTGCCAGATTCTGCCAAAGAGCGGCTGTGCAGGGAGAACCCCTCACAGAAGCACGGTTTCTTCTTGAAGGAAACGAAACCTATATCCGGGTGGAATGCAAGGATGAAAAAGGGCTTTTTGCTAACAGCAATGCTTATTTTCTTTCCGAGCTGGAGTGA
- a CDS encoding MFS transporter — translation MIQQKKIGSEKMQSMLFWLCWAAYFSTYLGRLNYSACLTEIIRAEGFEKGAAGFIGTAFFFSYGVGQLFSGILGDKKKPYQMIFAGVLGSGICNGIMGLSGTVWQMAVVWCVNGLFQSLIWSPIIKLFSDWIPTGSQKKFCVNINSSVPIGTFAAYGLTALIVWKFHWRTVFFFSSLCLAAISLIWFIGSRKIRKDLEENGILEDQVLVLQNKKQADVSMWELVLVSGMIFFCFGLMFQGVLKDGVTTWIPTYIREEYHMESVISIISTTVIPIFNLSGVYLASIANRKIFKSETATSASFFVLCAGALILLRFYHGGSVVTVLILFGLATTAMMAVNTMLVSMVPIYFAPYGKSSTASGILNSSAYAGGAVSAYGIGVLSESVGWDATIFIWFIIALLGAVACTAGKARWKRFLQNGI, via the coding sequence ATGATACAACAGAAAAAGATCGGGTCAGAAAAAATGCAGTCCATGCTGTTCTGGTTATGCTGGGCAGCCTATTTTTCTACCTATCTGGGAAGGCTGAATTATTCGGCCTGCTTAACGGAAATTATCAGGGCAGAAGGTTTTGAAAAGGGAGCGGCAGGGTTTATAGGAACCGCATTCTTTTTTTCCTATGGAGTTGGACAGCTTTTCAGCGGTATACTGGGAGATAAGAAAAAACCTTATCAGATGATCTTTGCAGGGGTTCTGGGTTCAGGAATCTGCAATGGAATCATGGGACTATCGGGAACCGTCTGGCAGATGGCGGTGGTATGGTGTGTCAATGGACTGTTTCAGTCGCTGATCTGGTCACCGATCATCAAACTGTTTTCCGACTGGATTCCCACAGGCAGCCAGAAAAAGTTCTGCGTCAACATTAACAGCAGCGTTCCCATCGGTACGTTTGCAGCCTATGGGCTGACGGCACTCATTGTATGGAAATTCCATTGGAGAACGGTTTTTTTCTTCTCTTCCCTGTGTCTGGCGGCCATCAGCCTGATCTGGTTTATAGGCAGCCGAAAGATAAGAAAGGATTTGGAAGAAAACGGGATTTTAGAAGACCAGGTCCTTGTTTTACAGAATAAAAAACAGGCAGACGTTTCCATGTGGGAATTAGTTCTGGTTTCCGGAATGATTTTCTTTTGCTTTGGACTGATGTTTCAGGGAGTTTTAAAGGATGGAGTGACCACCTGGATCCCTACCTATATCCGCGAAGAGTATCATATGGAATCCGTAATTTCCATTATCAGCACCACGGTCATACCGATTTTTAACTTAAGCGGTGTATATCTGGCTTCCATTGCAAACAGGAAGATTTTCAAAAGTGAGACCGCCACATCCGCTTCATTTTTTGTCCTTTGCGCGGGTGCGCTGATTCTGTTACGGTTCTATCATGGAGGATCTGTGGTAACAGTGCTGATCTTATTTGGTCTTGCAACCACGGCGATGATGGCGGTGAATACCATGCTGGTCAGCATGGTGCCTATTTATTTCGCTCCATACGGAAAATCCTCCACTGCTTCGGGGATTTTGAATTCCTCCGCATATGCGGGAGGAGCAGTCTCCGCCTATGGAATCGGAGTATTGTCTGAAAGCGTGGGCTGGGATGCCACCATTTTTATCTGGTTCATCATCGCCCTTTTGGGAGCAGTGGCCTGCACGGCCGGAAAAGCCCGGTGGAAGCGTTTTTTGCAAAACGGTATATAA
- a CDS encoding PHP domain-containing protein, whose translation MEERIYLLPREGDFYKANMHCHTTASDGKLTPEEVKEEYQKRGYQIVAYTDHGKYCPHPELNSKDFLALAGFGTDIKNDPMDGVQAEERTFHMNFYDCSPDEMQEEKAGACGPENRKDGGLGANAYIKKMKQLGFLACDCHPYRSMQNYDDYTGLEGLFAMEIYHYRSDLEGLDGYNPQVYDEMLRCHKEIYCLASDGNQNEHSMGHPLSDSFGGFIKIRARELTYPAVMQALKRGDFYSSMGPEIHSLYIEGKDLVVKTSPVEKIYMKMEGKNCRMKIALKGDSLEEARFPLTGREGYIRVVCRSEEGLYANSNAYFLKDLPLKSITEQET comes from the coding sequence ATGGAAGAACGGATTTATCTTCTCCCCAGGGAGGGGGATTTTTATAAAGCGAATATGCACTGCCATACAACAGCTTCCGATGGAAAGCTGACACCTGAAGAAGTGAAAGAGGAGTATCAGAAAAGGGGATACCAGATCGTAGCCTATACGGATCACGGGAAATATTGCCCTCACCCGGAATTGAACTCAAAGGATTTTCTGGCCCTGGCAGGCTTTGGGACTGACATAAAGAACGATCCTATGGATGGAGTTCAGGCAGAAGAACGAACGTTTCATATGAATTTCTATGACTGCAGCCCGGATGAGATGCAGGAAGAGAAGGCAGGAGCCTGTGGACCGGAAAATCGGAAGGATGGCGGTTTGGGCGCCAATGCTTACATAAAGAAAATGAAGCAGCTGGGCTTCCTGGCATGTGACTGCCACCCATACCGTTCCATGCAGAATTATGATGATTATACAGGACTTGAAGGACTTTTTGCCATGGAAATTTACCATTACCGCAGCGACCTTGAGGGATTGGATGGCTATAATCCCCAGGTTTATGATGAGATGCTGCGCTGTCATAAGGAAATTTATTGCCTGGCATCAGACGGCAACCAGAATGAACATTCCATGGGGCATCCGCTCAGTGATTCTTTCGGAGGTTTTATAAAGATCAGGGCAAGGGAGCTTACTTATCCGGCGGTGATGCAGGCCTTAAAAAGAGGAGATTTCTACAGCTCCATGGGTCCTGAGATTCATTCCCTCTACATCGAAGGCAAGGACCTGGTTGTAAAGACCAGCCCTGTAGAGAAGATTTATATGAAAATGGAAGGCAAGAACTGCCGCATGAAAATTGCGCTTAAAGGAGATTCATTGGAGGAAGCAAGGTTTCCTCTAACGGGAAGGGAAGGCTACATCCGTGTAGTCTGCCGCAGTGAAGAGGGACTGTATGCAAATTCCAATGCATATTTTCTGAAAGATCTGCCTTTAAAATCTATCACAGAGCAGGAGACATAA
- a CDS encoding ABC transporter substrate-binding protein → MKLRSALRRSVAFSLAATMVLGTAGCGASGNTKAGADSSKAADTTQKADSGKPYDGVTVKWALTDNAATGAETKEMVDLIKEKTGINVEFFITPTSKAGEMDKVLVSLMAGEEMDIVNRTPLQLEEFYKAAVLEPMDEFAKADNYDMETVYGGQTVKFEDQTYAIPAEKDIWLTYYNKKIFDDANVPYPTAEGWTWEKYVETAQKLNNPDNNVWGSFMSDDVACNYLQANQKGVSPYKADGTANFDDPAYADAMKWFYSLGNELKIQPNCLDLASGTYPYNSFMVNGNIGMYVYGGWVASALSDKEKYPRDWELGILPMPYPEGSEPSSLTITNCYAIPKTSKNKEAAFEAIKTICENKYTLGYGRVPAKILTEDEAKSYIESSLLPKFKDDNLTVEDFMAGWFDNSRLYLNEKIMGTADTTIGQIYTEEGQLYGQGQKSLEDTMKSIQERANEAIKEAE, encoded by the coding sequence ATGAAATTAAGAAGTGCATTAAGACGAAGCGTTGCTTTCAGCCTGGCTGCAACGATGGTTTTAGGTACTGCCGGATGTGGAGCATCCGGTAATACTAAGGCCGGTGCGGACAGCAGTAAAGCAGCGGATACCACTCAAAAAGCAGACAGCGGCAAACCATACGATGGTGTTACTGTAAAATGGGCACTGACAGATAACGCTGCAACTGGCGCTGAAACAAAAGAGATGGTAGACTTAATCAAAGAAAAGACAGGCATTAATGTAGAGTTTTTCATCACACCTACTTCTAAAGCAGGTGAAATGGACAAGGTGCTTGTAAGCTTAATGGCTGGCGAAGAAATGGACATTGTAAACAGAACTCCGCTTCAATTAGAAGAATTCTACAAAGCTGCCGTTTTAGAGCCAATGGATGAGTTTGCAAAAGCAGATAATTATGATATGGAAACCGTGTATGGTGGTCAAACAGTAAAATTTGAAGATCAGACATATGCAATTCCAGCAGAAAAAGATATCTGGCTGACCTATTATAACAAGAAGATTTTTGATGATGCAAACGTTCCATATCCTACCGCAGAAGGCTGGACATGGGAAAAATATGTGGAGACCGCTCAAAAGCTTAACAATCCTGATAACAATGTCTGGGGCTCCTTTATGAGCGATGATGTTGCATGCAACTATCTGCAGGCAAACCAGAAGGGCGTATCCCCTTATAAGGCAGATGGAACAGCTAATTTTGATGATCCGGCATATGCGGATGCTATGAAGTGGTTCTATAGCCTGGGCAATGAATTAAAGATCCAGCCTAACTGCCTGGATCTGGCTTCCGGTACATATCCATATAACTCCTTTATGGTAAATGGAAACATCGGTATGTACGTATACGGCGGCTGGGTAGCAAGCGCCTTATCTGATAAGGAAAAATACCCAAGAGACTGGGAACTGGGAATTCTTCCGATGCCTTATCCGGAAGGCTCCGAACCATCTTCCCTGACAATTACTAACTGCTATGCGATTCCTAAGACCTCTAAGAACAAAGAAGCAGCATTTGAAGCAATCAAAACAATCTGCGAAAACAAATATACTTTAGGTTATGGACGCGTTCCTGCAAAGATCTTAACAGAGGACGAAGCAAAATCCTATATTGAAAGCAGCCTGCTTCCTAAATTTAAAGATGACAACTTAACCGTAGAAGACTTTATGGCAGGCTGGTTTGACAACAGCAGACTGTATTTAAATGAAAAGATCATGGGTACCGCTGATACAACCATCGGACAGATCTACACCGAGGAAGGTCAGTTATACGGACAGGGACAAAAGTCACTGGAAGACACTATGAAGTCCATTCAGGAAAGAGCGAATGAGGCAATAAAAGAAGCAGAGTAA